A single genomic interval of Stieleria maiorica harbors:
- a CDS encoding TIGR02452 family protein — MTLKQLAQETLDLIEAGEYQADGQTVRFTEQQESAVRGTRLYRPDEITAFSASPADENQTIRVVDGTTQIVAQTLAAQGDVALLNFASARNPGGGFLNGAKAQEEDLCRCSGLYPCLIQCMDYYETNRAQSSLLYTNHMIFSPSVPFFKTRGTGDMLAEPFFASVLTAPAPNSGPFLRGNPDATEELKQTFERRWRNVLRITRDQGFKRLLLGAWGCGAFGGDPVMASRTAKSAIEKDGGGIDEIVFAIPGKGRQSKANLDAFRDTFGV; from the coding sequence ATGACACTGAAACAACTCGCACAAGAAACACTCGACCTGATCGAGGCGGGCGAATACCAAGCGGATGGTCAGACCGTGAGGTTTACCGAGCAGCAAGAGTCCGCCGTCCGTGGCACACGCCTCTACCGACCCGATGAAATCACTGCGTTTTCCGCGTCCCCAGCCGATGAGAACCAAACGATTCGCGTGGTGGACGGGACGACTCAAATCGTAGCCCAGACCTTGGCCGCACAAGGCGATGTTGCGCTGTTGAACTTCGCATCGGCCCGAAACCCCGGCGGCGGATTTTTGAATGGTGCGAAGGCACAGGAAGAGGATCTCTGTCGCTGCAGCGGTTTGTATCCGTGTTTGATCCAGTGCATGGACTACTACGAGACCAACCGTGCCCAGTCATCGCTGCTCTACACCAACCACATGATCTTCAGTCCGTCGGTTCCCTTCTTCAAGACACGTGGTACCGGCGACATGCTTGCCGAGCCGTTCTTTGCCTCGGTGCTCACCGCCCCCGCGCCGAATAGTGGCCCGTTCTTGCGAGGCAACCCAGACGCTACCGAAGAGCTCAAGCAAACGTTCGAGCGACGCTGGCGGAATGTACTACGCATCACCCGAGACCAGGGATTCAAACGCCTGCTCCTCGGTGCCTGGGGATGCGGGGCTTTCGGAGGTGATCCAGTGATGGCTTCACGGACGGCGAAATCGGCGATCGAGAAGGACGGAGGCGGAATCGACGAGATCGTCTTCGCGATCCCCGGCAAAGGCCGGCAAAGCAAAGCCAACCTGGACGCGTTCCGCGATACCTTTGGCGTCTAG
- a CDS encoding ATP-binding protein translates to MTNLLETIQSGRQAKPPRVLLYGVEGIGKSTFGSQAPKPIFIQTEDGLDEIECDRFPLATRFDDVIAALKSLVSEKHDYETVVIDSLDWLERLVWDKLCQQYGVESIEKVDGGYARGYTHALTLWREVLDLLNVLRSRGMVIVLIAHSKVERFEDPESPPYDRYSPRLHKHAAALIKEWCDAVLFATRKMRTQTEEAGFNRKRTVAHAIGKDGGERVMRAYGSPSCVAKNRYGISEELSLSWPAFMSAMTAN, encoded by the coding sequence GTGACCAACTTACTCGAAACCATCCAATCCGGCCGGCAAGCCAAACCGCCTCGTGTTTTGCTCTACGGCGTCGAAGGGATCGGCAAATCAACCTTCGGCAGCCAAGCCCCCAAGCCCATCTTCATTCAAACCGAAGACGGGCTGGATGAGATCGAATGCGATCGATTTCCCTTGGCCACCAGGTTCGACGATGTGATCGCAGCGTTGAAATCGCTCGTCAGCGAAAAGCACGATTACGAAACCGTCGTGATCGATTCGCTTGATTGGCTCGAACGACTCGTCTGGGACAAGCTCTGCCAGCAGTATGGCGTCGAATCGATCGAGAAGGTCGATGGCGGATACGCACGAGGCTACACCCACGCGCTGACGCTTTGGCGTGAAGTTCTCGACTTACTGAACGTACTTCGTTCTCGCGGGATGGTGATCGTGCTGATCGCCCACTCCAAGGTCGAGCGATTCGAGGATCCGGAAAGTCCCCCCTACGACCGCTATTCGCCGCGCCTACACAAACACGCCGCGGCCCTCATCAAGGAATGGTGCGACGCCGTCTTGTTTGCGACACGCAAGATGCGAACTCAAACGGAAGAAGCCGGTTTCAATCGCAAACGCACGGTGGCTCACGCGATCGGTAAGGACGGTGGCGAGCGAGTGATGCGTGCCTATGGTTCGCCGAGCTGCGTCGCCAAAAACCGCTACGGCATCTCCGAGGAACTCTCCCTTTCCTGGCCCGCGTTCATGTCTGCCATGACCGCCAACTGA
- a CDS encoding sigma-70 family RNA polymerase sigma factor, with protein sequence MTQSISNFNPFEDTFTRRLVQRKANQLIGKYGYTEIDRDDLQQNMYLRVLQSLRSYDPNEGHQNKFITAVVERYVANIVRDRCAEKRCDADTVLLSTPLSEADGESIRVTHTLSGSSNDRHTGRSRRSDTEISQLRLDIQAVIDELPTDWQQIVELRKSFSITEIAEQIGVARTTISARFQKIRERFAEAGLADYFQATSSART encoded by the coding sequence GTGACTCAATCCATTTCAAACTTCAATCCGTTCGAAGACACATTCACACGCAGGCTGGTCCAACGCAAAGCCAATCAATTGATCGGCAAGTATGGCTACACCGAGATCGACCGCGACGATCTTCAGCAGAACATGTACCTGCGAGTGCTTCAGAGCCTGCGGTCATACGATCCCAATGAAGGTCACCAAAACAAGTTCATCACCGCGGTGGTCGAGCGATACGTGGCGAACATCGTTCGCGATCGCTGTGCCGAGAAGCGATGTGACGCAGACACCGTGTTACTAAGCACGCCGTTGTCCGAAGCTGACGGCGAGTCGATCCGCGTCACTCACACACTCTCCGGTTCTTCCAATGATCGTCACACCGGTCGATCGCGACGCTCGGATACCGAAATCTCGCAGTTGCGATTGGACATCCAGGCGGTCATCGATGAATTGCCGACCGACTGGCAACAAATCGTCGAACTACGCAAATCATTTTCGATTACCGAGATCGCGGAACAGATAGGCGTCGCACGAACGACGATTTCTGCGCGTTTCCAGAAGATTCGGGAGCGTTTCGCAGAGGCTGGTCTGGCCGATTATTTCCAAGCCACTTCGTCGGCTCGAACGTGA
- a CDS encoding nucleotidyltransferase domain-containing protein codes for MSDASTIDHAKMMQHVESHPYPLLFATISGAHLYGFPSPDSDFDLRGVHTLPLETVVGLDEGDQTVEKEGIYDGLEIDLVTHDAEKFFRLMLKRNGYVLEQIFSPLVVYSTPEHEELKSIAKNCITRHHAHHYLGFAATQWKLFAKESPPRVKPLLYVYRVLLTGIHLMRTGKVEANLITLNESAKLSYIDELVDRKRCGPEKGTLQAADLDFHTREYERLTAQLEGAYEASKLPEMPSGRDELNDLLVQLRLR; via the coding sequence ATGAGCGACGCCAGCACGATCGACCACGCGAAGATGATGCAGCACGTCGAGTCGCATCCATACCCGCTGCTTTTCGCGACCATCAGCGGAGCCCATCTCTATGGTTTCCCTTCACCCGATTCCGACTTCGATCTCCGTGGCGTTCATACGCTGCCACTAGAGACCGTTGTCGGACTCGATGAAGGTGATCAAACCGTGGAGAAAGAGGGCATCTACGACGGTCTGGAAATTGACCTCGTCACCCACGACGCTGAAAAGTTTTTCCGGTTAATGCTGAAGCGGAACGGGTACGTGCTGGAGCAAATCTTCTCGCCGCTGGTGGTGTACAGCACTCCCGAGCACGAGGAACTCAAGTCGATCGCCAAGAACTGCATTACGCGTCATCACGCACATCACTATCTCGGATTTGCCGCGACCCAGTGGAAGCTCTTCGCCAAGGAGTCACCGCCGCGCGTCAAGCCGCTGCTGTACGTGTATCGCGTGCTGCTGACGGGCATCCACCTGATGCGCACCGGCAAAGTCGAAGCCAACCTGATCACACTGAACGAGTCGGCAAAGCTCTCGTACATCGACGAGCTCGTGGACCGCAAGCGTTGCGGACCCGAGAAAGGAACGCTTCAAGCTGCCGATCTGGATTTCCACACCCGAGAGTACGAGCGACTCACCGCGCAACTTGAGGGCGCCTACGAAGCCAGCAAGCTTCCCGAGATGCCGTCGGGCCGCGATGAATTGAACGATCTTCTCGTTCAACTGCGTTTGCGATGA
- a CDS encoding metallophosphoesterase family protein, with protein MNHFVRHGVLGGMRITSIQRELVREIPFLNAGRGPGGFYRDSLPVHHGFVDELPEGMSAIVATADLQGRETFESAGGKPLRLLGEVLPTILAHEIIPNLGLADGRIGVFLAGDFYTDPALDKRGGSGDVTSVWNAFADEFDCIVGVAGNHDLFGDAATRPRFTGPVHFLDNDTVNIDELPIAGLSGIPGNPRRPWRRTEDDFVEALEQLLCDSPAIVVMHEGPDLPELGFRGSPKIRHVLERSESTLVVRGHAHWNQPFAELSNGTQVLNVDARVVILTMDQSSGSLDGRIHET; from the coding sequence TTGAACCACTTCGTTCGTCACGGTGTCTTAGGCGGTATGAGAATTACATCAATTCAACGCGAACTGGTTCGGGAGATTCCCTTCCTGAATGCTGGCCGAGGGCCGGGCGGTTTCTACAGAGACTCGCTGCCGGTCCACCATGGATTCGTGGATGAGCTGCCAGAGGGAATGTCAGCGATCGTCGCCACTGCTGATCTGCAAGGACGCGAGACTTTCGAATCGGCTGGCGGCAAACCACTTCGTCTTCTCGGTGAAGTCCTGCCGACGATCCTTGCCCATGAGATAATTCCAAATCTCGGCCTCGCCGACGGGCGGATTGGCGTGTTTCTGGCCGGCGACTTCTATACGGACCCCGCACTCGATAAGCGTGGCGGATCCGGTGACGTAACTTCCGTTTGGAATGCGTTTGCCGACGAGTTCGATTGCATCGTTGGCGTCGCCGGCAACCACGACCTGTTCGGCGACGCAGCAACTCGTCCCCGATTCACTGGCCCAGTTCATTTTCTCGATAACGACACAGTCAACATCGATGAACTGCCGATCGCAGGGCTGAGCGGCATTCCGGGCAATCCAAGACGCCCGTGGCGTCGCACAGAAGATGACTTCGTCGAAGCACTTGAACAGCTGCTCTGCGACTCGCCGGCGATTGTGGTCATGCACGAGGGACCAGATTTACCCGAGCTCGGTTTCCGGGGGTCGCCTAAAATAAGGCACGTATTGGAGCGTTCCGAATCAACGCTCGTTGTTCGTGGGCACGCGCACTGGAACCAACCTTTCGCAGAACTCTCAAACGGGACTCAGGTACTCAACGTCGACGCAAGAGTCGTCATCCTGACAATGGATCAATCATCAGGGTCCTTAGACGGACGGATTCATGAAACATAA
- a CDS encoding DUF2924 domain-containing protein encodes MALNVTREVRKMEKCSVRDLRKQYAEVFGEATNASNKDWLIKRIAWRMQSNKEGDISKRARQRALEIACDSDVRMSPPPEMPKPKPPPDRKLTEEFRPSIDKRLPPPGNLITRKYKGKLHICKVRQDGFEYDGEFYKSLTAVAKAITGQHCSGYAFFNIQKADS; translated from the coding sequence ATGGCACTCAACGTGACCAGGGAGGTTCGGAAGATGGAGAAATGCTCCGTCCGCGACCTTCGCAAACAGTACGCCGAAGTCTTCGGCGAAGCGACCAATGCGTCCAACAAAGATTGGCTGATTAAGCGTATCGCTTGGCGGATGCAATCGAACAAAGAAGGCGACATTTCCAAGCGGGCTCGGCAGCGAGCGTTGGAGATCGCATGCGATTCTGACGTACGCATGTCGCCTCCGCCGGAGATGCCCAAGCCGAAGCCTCCACCGGACCGAAAGTTGACGGAGGAATTCAGACCGTCGATCGACAAGCGTCTTCCGCCACCCGGAAACCTCATCACCCGCAAATACAAGGGAAAACTGCACATCTGCAAAGTTCGCCAAGACGGTTTTGAGTACGACGGCGAATTCTACAAGTCACTGACCGCAGTGGCGAAAGCGATCACCGGCCAGCACTGCAGCGGCTACGCATTCTTCAACATTCAAAAGGCGGACTCGTGA
- a CDS encoding DUF669 domain-containing protein: MANLQGFDANTVEPADDLEPIPAGKYVAVVTDSEVKPTKSGTGSYLQLTFQIIEGEYANRLLWVRLNLDNPNGTAVEIARRELSSICRAVGVLTPNDSTDLHNLPCFIHVRVKRRSDTGEMQNEVKGYSRRDASAQPVAASQVASSTPDATGADAPPWKR; encoded by the coding sequence ATGGCAAACCTCCAAGGCTTTGATGCCAACACCGTCGAACCCGCCGATGATCTCGAACCGATCCCCGCAGGCAAGTACGTCGCCGTCGTCACCGATAGCGAAGTGAAGCCGACCAAATCGGGGACGGGATCGTATCTTCAGCTCACCTTCCAGATCATCGAAGGCGAATACGCCAATCGGCTGCTGTGGGTGCGACTCAATCTCGACAATCCCAATGGAACGGCCGTCGAGATTGCTCGGCGAGAACTGTCTTCGATCTGTCGCGCCGTTGGCGTGCTGACTCCGAATGATTCCACCGACCTCCACAACCTTCCTTGTTTCATTCACGTTCGTGTCAAACGCCGATCGGATACCGGCGAAATGCAGAACGAAGTGAAGGGGTATTCGCGGCGCGACGCCTCTGCTCAGCCGGTTGCGGCGAGCCAAGTCGCCTCTTCAACGCCGGATGCTACCGGTGCCGATGCCCCGCCTTGGAAACGATAG
- a CDS encoding 3'-5' exonuclease, protein MARKLDQILVVDVESTCWDGPPPEGEESEIIEIGLCVVDVGKLERMSKHSLLVRPERSTISPFCTELTTLTPDMFEAAGSLREAVKRLKQEFDSKDRLWASWGDYDRRQFERVCSAAGVGYPFGITHLNVKSLFAVSLGLKHEVGLDGAYDMLNLPMEGTHHRGDDDAWNIAGILCRLLGAARATKP, encoded by the coding sequence ATGGCAAGAAAACTAGATCAGATTCTGGTAGTCGACGTTGAGTCGACGTGTTGGGATGGCCCGCCGCCCGAAGGCGAAGAGAGCGAGATCATCGAGATCGGTTTGTGCGTGGTCGACGTTGGCAAACTCGAGCGAATGAGCAAGCACAGTCTTCTCGTCCGTCCCGAACGATCCACGATCAGTCCGTTCTGCACGGAACTTACAACTCTGACGCCGGACATGTTCGAAGCAGCGGGATCACTCCGCGAAGCGGTCAAACGATTGAAGCAGGAGTTCGATTCGAAAGACCGACTGTGGGCCAGCTGGGGAGACTACGATCGTCGCCAGTTCGAGCGAGTTTGTTCGGCGGCAGGCGTCGGTTACCCCTTTGGGATCACGCATCTGAATGTCAAATCGCTGTTCGCGGTATCGCTTGGCCTGAAACACGAGGTCGGTCTCGACGGAGCGTACGACATGCTGAACCTTCCGATGGAAGGCACCCACCACCGGGGAGACGACGACGCCTGGAACATTGCCGGTATTCTTTGCCGATTGCTCGGCGCCGCGAGAGCTACGAAGCCATAG
- a CDS encoding recombinase family protein — MKKTETKKTIHCAIYTRKSTDEGLDQEFNSLDAQRASAENFIASQASEGWVALPAQYDDGGFTGGNMDRPALKQLMADIDKGKIDCVVVYKVDRLSRSLLDFSRMMDEFEQKKVSFVSVTQQFNTTCSMGRLTLNILLSFAQFEREIISERTRDKIAAARRRGKWSGGMPVLGYTVPEGTTKLVVDPLEAERVRAIFDLYLERKSLLGVVAELDRRCWVAKQWTTRKGTQRGGRPFCKTSLHRLLTNVTYLGKLRYKDEIHEGEHDAIVDEDVWKKVQALMNRNGRSGGGEVKNKFGALLRGLLRCKPCDCTMIPSHSTKPSGKRYRYYVCAMAQKRGWANCPTKSVPAGEIERFVVDQIRCIGRDSDLARKVMEQAEVESRTQIAALANEEHLLLKNLGLWQTQLGEVLRKLPAMGEDSVMLGILADLQDRIREGEKRLTAIRIESDQLARSKVDPDSATETLAHFDDLWESLVPREQAELIQMLIQSIEYDGEAGKISIAFHPSGIGVIEQRLLAGAAE, encoded by the coding sequence GTGAAAAAGACCGAAACCAAGAAAACGATCCACTGCGCGATCTACACGCGGAAATCGACTGACGAAGGACTCGACCAGGAGTTCAACTCGCTCGATGCCCAACGTGCGTCGGCCGAGAATTTCATTGCTAGTCAAGCAAGTGAAGGTTGGGTCGCACTGCCGGCTCAATACGACGACGGCGGTTTCACCGGCGGGAACATGGACCGGCCGGCGCTCAAGCAGTTGATGGCGGATATCGATAAGGGCAAGATCGACTGTGTGGTCGTCTACAAAGTCGACCGTCTCAGTCGGTCGTTGCTCGACTTCTCTCGCATGATGGACGAATTCGAGCAAAAGAAGGTGTCGTTCGTTTCGGTCACTCAGCAGTTCAACACGACCTGCAGCATGGGACGACTGACGCTGAATATCCTTCTCTCCTTTGCCCAGTTCGAACGCGAAATCATCTCGGAGCGAACGAGGGACAAGATCGCCGCGGCACGTCGCCGAGGCAAGTGGTCGGGTGGGATGCCAGTGCTTGGCTACACGGTTCCGGAGGGCACGACCAAACTGGTGGTTGATCCATTGGAGGCCGAGCGTGTGCGAGCCATCTTCGATCTATACCTCGAACGCAAGTCATTGCTGGGAGTCGTCGCAGAACTGGATCGCCGCTGCTGGGTTGCCAAACAGTGGACAACGCGGAAGGGCACTCAGCGTGGAGGCCGGCCGTTCTGCAAGACGAGTTTGCATCGCCTGCTGACGAACGTGACCTACCTCGGGAAGCTGAGGTACAAGGACGAGATCCACGAGGGCGAACACGATGCGATCGTCGACGAGGATGTCTGGAAGAAGGTGCAAGCCTTGATGAACCGCAACGGACGATCCGGCGGCGGCGAGGTGAAAAACAAGTTCGGCGCATTGCTACGCGGACTGCTTCGCTGCAAACCCTGCGATTGCACCATGATTCCTTCGCATTCGACGAAGCCAAGCGGCAAACGATATCGCTACTACGTCTGCGCCATGGCACAAAAACGAGGCTGGGCGAATTGTCCAACCAAGTCGGTGCCGGCCGGCGAGATCGAACGCTTCGTCGTCGACCAGATTCGTTGCATCGGCCGCGATTCGGACCTGGCTCGAAAAGTGATGGAACAAGCCGAAGTTGAATCGCGGACTCAAATTGCCGCGTTGGCCAATGAAGAACACCTGCTGCTAAAGAATCTCGGTCTCTGGCAAACGCAACTCGGTGAAGTTCTCCGCAAGCTGCCAGCGATGGGCGAGGATTCGGTGATGCTGGGGATTTTGGCTGATCTACAGGACCGAATCCGCGAAGGCGAAAAGCGACTCACTGCGATTCGGATTGAATCGGATCAACTTGCCCGATCCAAGGTCGATCCAGATTCGGCAACCGAGACGTTAGCGCACTTCGATGATCTCTGGGAATCGCTTGTCCCCAGAGAACAAGCCGAATTGATTCAGATGCTGATCCAATCGATCGAGTACGACGGCGAGGCCGGAAAGATCTCGATCGCGTTTCATCCTTCAGGAATTGGAGTGATTGAACAACGGTTGCTTGCGGGGGCTGCCGAATGA
- the tuf gene encoding elongation factor Tu produces MVQNEMTRNGKVSVNVGTIGHIDHGKTTLTSALLRVQSEKGLAKYKSYESIAKGGIVRDKNKTVTVIASHVKYETAARSYAHIDCPGHADYIKNMITGAAQMDGAVLLVSAADGPMPQTREHLLLARQVGVPHLVVFMNKCDLVEDAELLELVELDLRELLSEYGYDGERTPVIRGSAKQAHDNPTNQEAIECIERLLDALDRWVPDPVRLTDKPFLMPIENVYSIAGRGTVVTGKIEQGMVRAGDSVEILGLRSATTTDVITQVESFGEVLEAGRAGDNVGVLLRKTAHSDITKGQVLATAGTLTPHREFEAEVYVLKKEEGGRHTPFFDGYAPQFFFRTTNVTGSANVLGGVDMAMPGDGVQLKVTLKQPIAVADGDRFAIREGGRTVGSGVVTRVVG; encoded by the coding sequence ATGGTTCAGAACGAAATGACGCGAAATGGCAAGGTGTCGGTCAACGTCGGCACGATCGGTCACATCGACCACGGCAAAACGACACTGACTTCTGCCCTGTTGCGAGTTCAATCCGAGAAGGGACTGGCCAAGTACAAGTCGTACGAATCGATCGCGAAAGGCGGCATTGTTCGTGACAAGAACAAGACCGTGACGGTGATCGCTTCGCATGTGAAGTACGAAACCGCTGCCCGAAGCTACGCCCACATCGACTGTCCCGGTCACGCCGATTACATCAAGAACATGATCACTGGTGCGGCTCAAATGGACGGCGCGGTGTTGTTGGTGTCTGCAGCTGATGGTCCGATGCCACAGACTCGCGAGCACTTGTTGCTGGCCCGACAGGTTGGCGTGCCGCACTTGGTCGTGTTCATGAATAAGTGCGACCTGGTCGAAGACGCCGAATTGCTCGAGCTCGTCGAATTGGATTTGCGCGAGTTGCTCAGCGAGTACGGTTACGACGGTGAAAGGACTCCGGTCATTCGCGGTTCGGCCAAACAAGCGCATGACAACCCCACGAATCAAGAGGCAATCGAGTGCATTGAGCGGCTGTTAGATGCACTGGACCGCTGGGTTCCTGATCCTGTTCGTTTGACCGACAAGCCGTTCTTGATGCCGATTGAGAACGTTTATTCGATCGCCGGCCGCGGCACCGTCGTGACTGGGAAGATTGAGCAGGGAATGGTTCGCGCCGGAGACAGTGTCGAGATCCTCGGACTGAGATCCGCGACCACGACGGATGTGATCACTCAAGTGGAATCGTTCGGCGAAGTCTTGGAGGCCGGACGCGCTGGTGACAACGTTGGTGTGTTGCTTCGCAAGACGGCTCACAGTGACATCACCAAAGGTCAAGTTTTGGCGACGGCGGGAACGTTGACTCCGCATCGCGAATTCGAGGCCGAAGTGTACGTGCTGAAAAAGGAGGAAGGAGGCCGGCACACGCCGTTCTTTGATGGCTATGCTCCTCAGTTCTTCTTCCGAACCACGAACGTGACAGGTAGCGCGAACGTGCTGGGCGGAGTCGACATGGCGATGCCCGGCGATGGCGTGCAGTTGAAAGTCACGTTGAAGCAACCGATTGCAGTCGCTGACGGCGACCGCTTCGCCATCCGAGAAGGCGGCCGGACCGTCGGATCGGGCGTGGTGACACGCGTCGTCGGCTAG
- a CDS encoding lipid-A-disaccharide synthase — MNKTLFFSVGEPSGDQHAARLIRALKDRLPELTIRGFGGQEMRRAGCDVDLDLTEHAVVGILEVLPKLREFFGFADQAEAIFAAGGVDAVVLVDFPGFNWHIAKRAKKYGIPVIYFCPPQLWAWAGWRIKKMKATVDHVLAVLPIEEQYFSGHGIPTTFVGHPFFDAVSESSLDQALMQSLQAAAPTPQTVAVLPGSRTHEVHRNWPVMLDAIAELAAANPDARFAVAAYREKHFEFCKATAAAKTEASGQTLPIDFYLGATSEVVEHATCAMMVSGSVSLELMARQTPAAVIYRVGRFLYAFGKCVVKVDSMTLPNLMPEAADSENTGERVFPEIVSVGNPAKAKGFLAATVGRMLCDADYLGQKRRQLAGLQERYAKPGATDRAAEKILELLSPAAGLESRQRAA; from the coding sequence ATGAATAAGACACTCTTCTTTTCGGTCGGTGAGCCCAGTGGCGATCAGCATGCGGCTCGGTTGATTCGTGCTCTCAAGGACCGACTGCCGGAATTGACGATCCGCGGGTTCGGCGGCCAGGAAATGCGGCGGGCCGGCTGCGACGTCGACTTGGATTTGACCGAGCATGCCGTCGTCGGGATTCTGGAAGTGCTGCCGAAACTGCGGGAGTTCTTCGGTTTCGCGGACCAGGCCGAGGCGATTTTCGCTGCCGGCGGAGTCGATGCGGTCGTGCTGGTCGATTTTCCGGGGTTTAACTGGCACATCGCCAAGCGGGCCAAGAAGTACGGCATCCCGGTGATCTATTTCTGCCCGCCGCAACTGTGGGCTTGGGCCGGCTGGCGGATCAAGAAAATGAAGGCGACGGTGGACCACGTCCTGGCCGTGCTGCCGATCGAGGAGCAGTATTTCAGCGGCCACGGGATCCCCACCACCTTCGTCGGCCACCCGTTTTTTGACGCCGTCAGCGAGTCTTCGCTGGACCAAGCGCTGATGCAATCTTTGCAGGCGGCCGCGCCAACGCCGCAAACGGTGGCCGTGCTGCCCGGCTCTCGGACTCATGAAGTCCATCGAAACTGGCCGGTGATGCTCGACGCGATCGCGGAACTGGCTGCCGCCAACCCCGACGCCCGGTTCGCGGTGGCCGCGTACCGTGAGAAGCATTTTGAGTTCTGCAAGGCGACGGCGGCGGCCAAAACGGAGGCGTCAGGCCAGACCCTACCGATCGACTTTTACCTGGGCGCGACCAGCGAGGTCGTCGAACATGCGACCTGCGCGATGATGGTCAGTGGGTCGGTCAGCTTGGAATTGATGGCGCGGCAAACTCCGGCGGCCGTCATCTACCGCGTCGGCCGGTTTTTGTACGCCTTCGGAAAATGCGTCGTCAAAGTCGACAGCATGACGCTGCCCAATCTGATGCCCGAAGCGGCCGATAGCGAAAACACCGGCGAGCGGGTGTTTCCTGAAATCGTCTCGGTGGGCAACCCGGCCAAGGCGAAGGGTTTTTTAGCGGCCACGGTCGGGCGGATGCTGTGCGATGCAGACTACTTGGGGCAAAAGCGACGGCAGTTGGCGGGATTGCAGGAACGATACGCCAAGCCGGGGGCGACCGATCGAGCGGCGGAGAAGATTCTGGAGTTGTTGTCGCCGGCGGCCGGGCTGGAATCGCGGCAGCGGGCGGCGTAG
- a CDS encoding nucleotidyltransferase domain-containing protein: MTENSLIYSVGTQVVAQKEVMAANDRIAHPAGAVGVIVRSPVDRTHAYRVKFSDGFEAPIHHDQLVRLAEFKSNSIRDNDAPLMSSGLYDRVIYRCVIGSRAYGLEDEASDTDRRGIYLPAADLHWSLFGVPEQLENDETQEVYWELQKFIVLALKANPNVLECLYSPIVESATPLGEELLEMRPAFLSKLIFQTFSGYVASQFKKMQTDIRNQGRVKWKHVMHLIRLLLSGTHVLRSGEMMVDVGQYRDRLLTIKRGEMPFAEADSWRKELQSDFEYAFQTTKLPDRPDYERANAFLVDARRRAMEESLP, translated from the coding sequence GTGACGGAAAACTCGCTTATCTACAGTGTCGGCACGCAGGTGGTCGCTCAGAAAGAAGTCATGGCGGCAAACGATCGCATTGCGCACCCGGCGGGCGCTGTCGGTGTGATCGTCCGGTCGCCAGTCGATCGCACCCACGCTTATCGCGTGAAGTTCAGTGACGGTTTCGAGGCTCCGATCCATCACGACCAACTTGTTCGGCTGGCGGAATTCAAATCAAACAGCATCCGTGATAACGACGCGCCGCTGATGAGTTCGGGCTTGTACGATCGCGTGATCTATCGCTGCGTGATCGGATCGCGGGCTTACGGACTGGAAGACGAAGCGTCGGATACCGATCGCCGCGGAATCTACCTACCGGCGGCTGACCTACACTGGTCGTTATTCGGGGTTCCTGAGCAATTGGAAAATGATGAGACACAGGAGGTTTACTGGGAGCTGCAGAAGTTCATTGTGCTCGCGTTGAAGGCGAACCCGAATGTGCTCGAGTGCCTCTATTCCCCAATCGTTGAGTCGGCGACTCCGCTGGGCGAAGAACTGCTCGAGATGCGACCTGCATTCCTCTCAAAGCTCATCTTCCAGACTTTCTCCGGATACGTGGCATCACAGTTCAAAAAGATGCAAACCGACATCCGCAATCAGGGGCGTGTGAAGTGGAAGCACGTGATGCACTTGATTCGGTTGCTGCTGTCTGGAACCCACGTCTTGCGTTCAGGTGAGATGATGGTGGACGTTGGCCAGTATCGAGATCGATTGTTGACGATCAAACGAGGTGAAATGCCGTTCGCCGAAGCAGACTCGTGGCGGAAGGAACTGCAAAGCGATTTTGAGTATGCGTTCCAAACAACGAAGCTACCGGACCGTCCCGACTACGAGCGTGCCAACGCATTCCTGGTCGACGCACGCCGGCGAGCGATGGAGGAGTCATTGCCATGA